A stretch of Aerococcus christensenii DNA encodes these proteins:
- a CDS encoding Mur ligase family protein yields MTMRAQVTKGIARTVQKTLKRWTSGGTSFPGKLAKALDPEILKNLAKDYRVVIITGTNGKTVTTGLTVNILRQRYAHVLTNDTGSNMEQGIISTFLQAESDKKEDKIAVLEVDEASVRHVTRYIQPEVILTTNLFRDQMDRFGEIYTTFDYILEGADQVPDTLLMMNGDAPIFSSRAYQHKVSYFGFRNEDKTKDLMAHYNTDGVLCPNCQHILHYHAITYSNLGDYFCPNCSFKRPELSYEVERVDELTTESASFTIEGHTYTIPVAGVYNIYNALAAYSLAKYFGLSQEEIQEGLGQAKRIFGRQEKLTLADKDVRINLIKNPVGFNQIVSLLALDSEDFSLVILLNDRSADGEDISWIWDGLFEDLVHLSQLRAVTIGGLRRLDLFTRVKVAGYPKEAIHVVENYPETLEAIKNMPTQKVYVLATYTAMLGIRRELSDQGLVKERMKS; encoded by the coding sequence ATGACGATGCGAGCACAAGTCACGAAAGGAATAGCAAGAACTGTTCAAAAGACCTTAAAACGATGGACCAGTGGGGGAACGAGTTTCCCCGGTAAATTAGCAAAGGCTCTCGATCCAGAAATTTTAAAGAATTTGGCGAAAGACTATCGTGTGGTGATTATTACCGGGACCAATGGGAAAACTGTGACCACAGGACTGACTGTGAATATTTTAAGGCAACGGTACGCTCATGTTCTGACCAACGATACAGGATCCAATATGGAGCAGGGAATTATTTCCACCTTTTTACAAGCAGAGAGTGACAAAAAAGAGGATAAGATTGCAGTTCTCGAGGTGGATGAAGCCAGCGTCCGTCACGTCACTCGTTATATTCAACCTGAAGTGATCTTAACGACCAATTTATTTAGAGATCAAATGGATCGTTTTGGGGAGATCTATACGACTTTTGATTATATCTTAGAGGGAGCCGATCAAGTCCCGGACACGCTTCTGATGATGAACGGGGATGCGCCTATCTTTTCGTCGAGAGCCTACCAGCATAAAGTCTCCTATTTTGGATTTAGGAATGAAGATAAGACAAAAGATCTTATGGCTCACTACAATACGGATGGGGTCCTCTGTCCGAACTGTCAACATATTCTCCACTATCATGCCATTACCTATTCCAACTTGGGAGACTATTTCTGCCCGAATTGTTCCTTCAAACGCCCAGAGCTGAGTTATGAAGTGGAACGGGTAGATGAGTTAACTACAGAGAGTGCCTCCTTCACCATAGAGGGGCATACGTATACGATCCCAGTAGCGGGGGTTTACAATATCTACAATGCTTTAGCGGCATATAGTCTGGCCAAATATTTTGGCTTGAGTCAAGAGGAGATTCAAGAAGGTTTAGGGCAAGCTAAGCGAATCTTTGGCCGACAAGAGAAATTAACCTTAGCGGATAAGGATGTTCGGATTAACCTCATTAAAAATCCAGTGGGTTTCAACCAGATTGTCTCCTTACTGGCCCTAGATTCAGAAGATTTTTCTTTAGTTATTTTGTTGAATGACCGTTCTGCAGACGGCGAGGATATTTCTTGGATTTGGGACGGCTTGTTCGAAGATTTGGTTCACCTTTCGCAACTTCGAGCAGTGACGATTGGGGGCTTACGTCGCTTAGACCTCTTTACCCGGGTAAAGGTAGCAGGATACCCCAAAGAAGCTATTCATGTCGTGGAAAATTATCCTGAAACCCTCGAAGCCATTAAGAATATGCCTACCCAAAAGGTCTATGTCTTAGCCACTTATACAGCGATGCTTGGCATTCGTCGGGAACTATCGGACCAAGGATTAGTGAAGGAGCGGATGAAGTCATGA
- a CDS encoding CAP domain-containing protein, with product MGELHHAVGGTAANARAHGYTGESNDLVVENLACYSQSGEDFVSYVDPKQLGEEFVNQFYAERGFPDGNHRFNMLNPNFTRAGIGVKVEGNKVVMSQHISLQDSDLDYDKYKEYADWTDTHNVQSDDRTRGLDSLDDFLSRRSGANSYQYDAHK from the coding sequence ATGGGGGAATTGCATCATGCTGTAGGTGGAACTGCTGCTAATGCTAGGGCCCATGGTTACACGGGTGAAAGTAACGATTTAGTGGTTGAAAATTTGGCATGCTATAGCCAATCTGGAGAAGATTTTGTGAGCTATGTGGATCCTAAGCAGTTAGGAGAAGAATTTGTGAACCAATTCTATGCAGAACGTGGCTTCCCAGATGGTAATCACCGCTTCAACATGTTAAACCCTAACTTTACGCGTGCAGGGATTGGGGTTAAAGTGGAAGGTAACAAAGTGGTGATGTCTCAACATATTTCCTTGCAAGATTCAGACTTGGATTATGATAAATACAAAGAATATGCAGATTGGACAGATACCCACAATGTACAGTCCGATGATCGAACCAGAGGATTAGATTCCTTAGACGACTTCTTGTCTCGCCGGAGTGGGGCAAACTCTTATCAATATGACGCACATAAGTAA
- a CDS encoding lactonase family protein: METLYLGGYTRSNNRGIHLLQFNFQKKTIATHHLLIEEQNPTYFTLSKDGNHLYTLSEKERPGVSHYQKIGKSFHLVDHLAFGQGNGCHLSLDEDRQLLYQANYHAGSLAVLAIAPNGRLTLQDQIYRQGQGPHPHQDKSHCHFIHLDPTGNYLLACDLGSDQVLTYTLTPTNTLHLYSTYHSLPGSGPRHFIFHPNGHIVYIINELTATLDIARFQDGTLTRIGQVLSQATPFPKDNSAAALKISQDGRFLYVSNRGANTLSCLQISPDGQSLTLLQTLPSGGDFPRDFTLFADDQFLLVGHQKEAKITLFERDAQTGLLTLLPTSAPLDEIVCCLASD; encoded by the coding sequence ATGGAAACTCTCTACTTAGGAGGCTATACCCGCTCTAATAACCGCGGCATTCACCTCCTTCAATTCAATTTCCAAAAGAAAACCATTGCCACCCACCATCTCCTTATCGAAGAACAAAATCCTACCTACTTTACCCTCTCAAAAGATGGAAACCATCTCTATACTCTTTCCGAAAAAGAAAGACCAGGCGTCTCCCATTACCAAAAAATAGGAAAGTCTTTCCATTTAGTAGACCACCTCGCCTTTGGTCAAGGCAATGGCTGTCATCTCTCTCTCGATGAAGATCGGCAACTCCTTTACCAAGCGAACTATCATGCCGGCAGCCTCGCAGTCCTGGCTATTGCCCCTAATGGGAGGCTCACTCTTCAAGACCAAATCTACCGTCAAGGGCAGGGGCCTCACCCTCACCAAGACAAGAGCCACTGCCACTTTATCCATTTAGATCCCACTGGCAACTATTTATTAGCCTGTGACTTAGGAAGCGACCAAGTTCTCACCTATACTTTGACACCTACAAACACTCTCCACCTCTACTCTACCTATCATAGTCTTCCAGGCTCAGGGCCTCGCCATTTCATCTTTCATCCGAATGGCCATATCGTCTACATCATTAACGAATTGACAGCCACTCTGGACATTGCCCGCTTCCAAGACGGAACGCTCACCCGGATAGGCCAAGTCCTCTCCCAAGCGACTCCTTTTCCAAAAGACAATTCCGCTGCTGCTCTCAAAATCAGTCAAGATGGGCGCTTCCTTTATGTCTCTAATCGGGGTGCCAACACCCTTTCTTGCCTACAGATTAGCCCAGATGGTCAATCTCTCACTCTCTTACAGACTCTCCCAAGTGGCGGAGACTTTCCAAGAGACTTCACCTTATTCGCTGACGACCAATTTCTTCTTGTAGGCCATCAAAAGGAAGCCAAGATTACCCTCTTTGAGCGGGATGCCCAGACGGGACTTCTCACCCTTCTCCCTACTTCCGCTCCCCTTGATGAAATTGTCTGCTGTCTTGCGAGCGATTAA
- the prmC gene encoding peptide chain release factor N(5)-glutamine methyltransferase, with product MKRTYNVTYREAHQWASSFLKTAGKEEDIAYHFLLGCQKWTVTDWYLKCHQDMPKEEWEFYQAGIQRIVEEDYPYQYILGESYFYGRPFYVNESVLIPRFDTELLIDQVKHSLKEGQLSPSARVVDIGTGSGILAITLALECPTLKVTATDLSKEALQVAQENAERLGAKLTFRSGDLYAPLEDEKFDLILSNPPYIAHGEEGEMGVDVLKYEPPMALFAEEEGYAIYKRLAKDLASFLNPGGLLMVECGFKQAQKVAKIFQKSVKASSIRIIKDYNGIDRVIYLKQGDDGVSCQPNVTKSMN from the coding sequence ATGAAACGCACATATAATGTGACCTATCGAGAAGCTCACCAATGGGCTTCTTCTTTTTTGAAAACAGCAGGCAAAGAAGAAGATATTGCCTATCATTTCCTCTTAGGTTGTCAGAAGTGGACGGTGACAGATTGGTATCTCAAGTGCCATCAAGACATGCCCAAAGAGGAGTGGGAGTTTTATCAAGCAGGGATTCAGCGGATCGTTGAAGAGGATTACCCTTATCAATACATCCTTGGAGAAAGTTATTTTTATGGACGACCTTTTTACGTTAATGAATCGGTGTTGATTCCGAGATTCGATACAGAACTTTTGATTGACCAAGTGAAACATTCACTCAAGGAAGGCCAACTCTCTCCTTCTGCGCGAGTGGTTGATATTGGAACAGGGTCAGGCATTTTAGCGATCACTCTCGCTTTAGAATGTCCAACTTTGAAGGTGACAGCTACTGATCTTTCAAAAGAAGCTCTCCAAGTAGCCCAGGAAAATGCAGAACGTTTAGGGGCAAAGCTAACCTTTAGATCAGGAGATCTTTATGCGCCCTTAGAAGACGAGAAGTTTGACTTGATTCTCTCCAATCCCCCTTATATTGCTCACGGGGAAGAGGGAGAGATGGGAGTGGATGTTCTGAAGTATGAACCTCCTATGGCTTTGTTTGCAGAGGAAGAAGGCTATGCGATCTATAAGCGACTAGCTAAAGACTTAGCCAGCTTTCTCAACCCAGGCGGCCTATTGATGGTAGAGTGTGGCTTTAAACAAGCCCAGAAAGTAGCTAAAATTTTTCAAAAATCAGTGAAAGCTTCATCGATTCGCATAATTAAGGACTATAATGGAATCGATCGAGTGATTTATTTAAAACAAGGAGATGACGGCGTATCATGCCAACCAAATGTTACCAAGTCGATGAATTAG
- a CDS encoding thymidine kinase, which translates to MAQLFFRYGAMNSGKSFEILKVAHNYEEQNKAVLTMTSALDTRSGCGKISSRVGQDRSAMAIYPESNVFEMIKEKNQETPLHCVLVDEAQFLLKEHIYGLARVVDELKIPVMAFGLKNDFQNELFEGSKYLLILADKIEEVKTICWFCEKKATMNLRIHDQRPVYTGEKIQVGGNESYYPVCRKHYQHPPQKDGKICLL; encoded by the coding sequence ATGGCACAGTTATTCTTTCGCTATGGGGCGATGAATAGTGGCAAGTCTTTTGAAATTTTAAAAGTTGCCCATAATTATGAAGAGCAGAATAAGGCAGTACTCACCATGACCAGTGCCTTGGATACGAGAAGCGGTTGTGGAAAAATCTCCAGTCGAGTGGGGCAAGATCGTTCAGCTATGGCGATCTATCCAGAGAGTAATGTCTTTGAAATGATTAAGGAAAAGAATCAAGAAACGCCCCTGCATTGTGTTTTGGTCGATGAGGCGCAATTTTTGTTGAAAGAACATATCTATGGTTTAGCCCGAGTCGTTGATGAACTCAAGATTCCCGTGATGGCCTTCGGGTTAAAGAATGATTTTCAAAATGAATTGTTTGAAGGCTCTAAGTACCTCTTGATCTTGGCGGACAAAATTGAAGAGGTCAAAACGATCTGTTGGTTCTGTGAAAAGAAAGCAACGATGAACTTGCGTATTCATGACCAAAGGCCGGTCTACACAGGTGAAAAAATTCAAGTAGGCGGCAATGAATCCTACTATCCTGTCTGCCGTAAACATTATCAACATCCCCCTCAGAAAGATGGGAAGATTTGTCTCCTTTAA
- the phoU gene encoding phosphate signaling complex protein PhoU, which translates to MKKTPLRRAFVNELKTLDSQFTKMGILTCKAIEEAVDALLLHHTEAAHHVIDNDKVINELEREIDRECFRLISLQGPIGDELRFIIAIIKASSDLERMGDHAVSIARGVLKVNNEPRMKNVEADLEKMADTVIKMADAAVSAFIVRDEQRAKEIAEMDHEVDHYFSALMPIILEDMKSNPKYILTGSSYISIISNLERMGDYVTNLCERIIFLDEGKVVNLND; encoded by the coding sequence ATGAAAAAAACACCTTTACGCCGCGCTTTCGTTAATGAACTGAAGACTTTAGATAGTCAATTCACAAAGATGGGAATTCTTACCTGCAAGGCTATTGAAGAAGCTGTAGACGCCCTCTTGCTTCACCATACAGAAGCTGCGCATCATGTCATAGACAACGATAAAGTCATTAATGAACTCGAACGCGAAATTGATAGAGAATGTTTCCGATTAATCTCTCTTCAAGGCCCCATTGGAGATGAATTACGATTCATTATTGCCATCATTAAAGCAAGTTCTGACCTTGAGAGAATGGGAGATCATGCAGTTTCGATTGCCCGTGGCGTCCTCAAAGTCAATAATGAGCCTCGGATGAAAAACGTGGAAGCAGATCTTGAAAAAATGGCGGATACCGTCATTAAAATGGCGGATGCTGCCGTCTCTGCCTTTATTGTTCGAGACGAACAAAGAGCCAAAGAAATTGCTGAAATGGATCATGAAGTCGATCACTACTTCTCTGCCTTAATGCCTATTATCTTAGAAGACATGAAGTCCAATCCTAAATATATTCTCACAGGTTCTTCGTATATCTCCATTATCTCTAACTTAGAGCGAATGGGCGACTATGTGACCAATCTCTGTGAGCGAATTATCTTTCTGGATGAAGGAAAAGTCGTTAACCTTAACGACTAA
- a CDS encoding type 1 glutamine amidotransferase, giving the protein MKLRICHLYGNLMNTYGDNGNLLMLQYTAKESGYEVETEIVSVGDDLDTSRYDLIFFGGGQDYEQSVVSRDLQTKKEALCAYIEAGGVILGICGGFQLLGKYYQTLKGETYPGIGAIDFYTISKKDRLIGDTEMYSDRFQETYFGYENHAGRTYLGDKVQGLGRTVQGYGNNDDDKVEGVVYKNAFGSYFHGPFLVRNPHFAQRLVDLAMNKEAQIKN; this is encoded by the coding sequence ATGAAATTAAGAATTTGTCATCTCTATGGGAACTTAATGAATACTTACGGCGATAACGGTAACTTATTGATGTTGCAGTATACGGCTAAGGAAAGTGGTTATGAAGTAGAGACAGAGATTGTTTCAGTGGGCGATGACTTGGATACCAGTCGCTATGACTTGATTTTCTTTGGAGGGGGTCAAGATTATGAACAATCTGTTGTCAGTCGAGACCTTCAAACGAAGAAAGAGGCCCTCTGCGCCTACATTGAAGCAGGCGGTGTAATCCTTGGTATCTGTGGAGGGTTTCAATTATTAGGTAAGTATTACCAAACTTTAAAGGGAGAGACTTACCCAGGGATAGGGGCCATTGATTTCTACACGATAAGTAAGAAAGATCGCCTGATTGGCGATACGGAAATGTATAGTGATCGTTTCCAAGAAACCTATTTCGGTTATGAAAATCATGCCGGCAGAACCTATCTCGGAGACAAAGTTCAAGGTTTAGGACGAACGGTTCAAGGTTACGGCAATAATGATGACGACAAGGTCGAAGGGGTCGTCTATAAGAATGCGTTTGGTTCTTACTTCCATGGTCCCTTCTTAGTTCGAAATCCACACTTTGCGCAAAGATTAGTGGATCTAGCCATGAATAAAGAAGCGCAAATTAAGAATTAA
- a CDS encoding undecaprenyl-diphosphate phosphatase: MLAIIKIIIMGIVEGITEWLPISSTGHLILVEEFLAMDLRPEFWNIFVYVIQLGAILAVVWIYFDRLNPFSSHKDAHQKRTTWETWFKVVIGCVPAGVIGLSLNDYVESHFQNWLVVALALILYGITFILVENRNQGRTAPIQNIQDLTYTKAFQIGLFQALSVIPGTSRSGSSILGATILGTSRPLAADFSFFMSIPIMFGMTVLKLGKAFLKGFHFTGAELSLLILGVVVAYVVSILTIRFLLHYIQKNDFKVFGWYRIGLGLVVVLYFAFFAA, encoded by the coding sequence ATGTTAGCAATTATTAAAATTATTATTATGGGCATTGTCGAAGGCATTACAGAATGGCTGCCTATCTCATCGACTGGGCATTTGATCTTAGTGGAAGAATTTTTGGCTATGGATCTCCGCCCTGAATTTTGGAATATCTTCGTCTATGTCATTCAACTCGGCGCTATCCTTGCAGTAGTTTGGATTTATTTTGACCGTTTAAATCCCTTCTCTTCCCACAAGGATGCCCACCAAAAACGCACCACCTGGGAAACCTGGTTCAAGGTGGTCATTGGCTGCGTACCAGCTGGTGTCATCGGCCTTAGTCTTAATGACTATGTCGAAAGCCACTTTCAAAACTGGTTGGTAGTTGCCTTGGCTCTTATTCTTTATGGGATTACCTTTATCCTTGTCGAAAATCGCAATCAAGGACGCACCGCTCCTATTCAAAATATTCAAGACCTCACCTACACCAAAGCCTTTCAAATTGGACTCTTCCAAGCTTTGTCCGTAATTCCAGGGACTTCCAGATCTGGCTCTTCTATCCTCGGGGCCACTATTCTAGGGACCTCTCGTCCTTTGGCTGCTGATTTTTCCTTCTTCATGTCTATTCCTATCATGTTTGGCATGACCGTCCTCAAATTAGGTAAAGCCTTCCTCAAAGGCTTCCACTTTACAGGAGCAGAACTCAGTCTCCTTATTCTCGGTGTGGTCGTTGCTTATGTCGTTTCTATTCTAACCATCCGCTTCTTACTCCATTACATCCAAAAGAACGACTTCAAGGTCTTCGGTTGGTACCGGATTGGTTTAGGTCTTGTGGTTGTCCTCTATTTCGCATTCTTCGCAGCTTAA
- a CDS encoding ABC transporter substrate-binding protein → MKLKELSVGLAVALGLTGCQSITKPTQGDPGSHDTIRLGGNWELTGQTSGYGVRPNRAIQLAVDQQNAKGGLLNKSIEYINYDTRSMTEDTVINASRLVSVEDVSIIFGTGSTNTAMSQLPTLDAAGVPLMGASLTGDRLTVDEEGQVRPNAFRVCFQDSFQGRVLANFSNQRGYKRAVIIKDNGTDYGQKLTDEFKKYYEGDIVAEESYVTKETDFNAVLTNIKQLKPDVIFVAGYYEEGGPLIQQARQLGIDAPILGPDGFGNEQLIKLAGAANTDHVFYVAHFVPGSQASEQVKAFREAYKERYGEEPDQFAALGYDCARLTFDAMQRAQSDRPEDFKRELEKTVDYQGVTGKFTIDDHHNPIKSAFVVELSQGKIISATEIQP, encoded by the coding sequence ATGAAACTTAAAGAATTATCAGTAGGATTAGCAGTTGCCTTGGGATTAACAGGTTGTCAGTCAATCACTAAACCCACACAAGGAGATCCTGGAAGCCACGATACTATTCGATTGGGTGGTAACTGGGAATTAACTGGACAGACGTCTGGTTATGGTGTTCGACCGAATCGAGCCATTCAATTGGCTGTTGATCAACAAAATGCTAAGGGGGGCTTATTGAATAAGTCCATAGAATACATTAATTATGATACGCGTTCAATGACGGAAGATACGGTGATTAATGCCTCACGTTTGGTGAGTGTGGAAGATGTTTCAATTATTTTTGGAACAGGCTCTACCAATACGGCCATGTCTCAATTACCTACCTTGGATGCTGCAGGAGTTCCTTTGATGGGAGCTTCCTTGACGGGGGATCGTTTGACCGTTGATGAAGAAGGACAGGTGCGTCCTAATGCGTTTCGGGTGTGCTTCCAAGATTCTTTCCAAGGAAGAGTGCTGGCGAATTTTTCAAACCAACGTGGCTATAAACGTGCTGTTATTATTAAAGATAACGGGACGGACTATGGTCAAAAGCTAACCGATGAATTCAAGAAGTATTATGAAGGTGATATCGTAGCAGAAGAAAGTTATGTTACGAAGGAAACAGACTTTAATGCCGTCTTAACCAATATTAAGCAGCTGAAACCAGATGTTATTTTTGTGGCTGGGTACTATGAAGAAGGGGGCCCTCTGATTCAACAAGCTCGGCAATTAGGCATTGATGCACCAATTTTAGGGCCGGATGGTTTTGGAAATGAACAGCTCATTAAGTTAGCTGGGGCAGCGAATACAGATCATGTCTTTTATGTGGCTCACTTCGTTCCGGGCAGCCAAGCCTCTGAGCAGGTTAAAGCTTTCCGAGAAGCTTATAAGGAACGCTACGGTGAAGAACCGGATCAATTTGCAGCACTTGGTTATGACTGCGCACGTTTGACTTTTGATGCCATGCAACGCGCGCAATCGGATCGACCAGAAGACTTTAAACGCGAGCTTGAAAAAACAGTCGATTACCAAGGGGTAACAGGTAAGTTTACCATTGATGATCATCATAATCCGATTAAATCCGCCTTTGTGGTGGAATTGAGTCAAGGAAAAATTATTTCTGCTACTGAAATTCAACCTTAA
- the prfA gene encoding peptide chain release factor 1: MLLEQLDTFIQRYQELAELLSDPEVINDNKRFRELAKEEADLRPKVETFKRYKEVVQGISDTEEIIKETSDDEMLELAKMELEDLKSEEEELEQKIRILMLPTDPNDDKNIIMEIRGAAGGDEAQLFAADLFDMYSKYAETQGWSVEVVSASANDIGGYKEIILQINGDRVYSKLKYESGAHRVQRVPKTESQGRVHTSTATVGVMPELEEFDFEIDEKDIRTDIYRSSGAGGQHVNKTSSAVRMTHIPTGIQVAMQDQRSQQQNREKALTILRSRVFEYYQSQEQSEYDEKRKNLVGTGDRSERIRTYNYPQNRVTDHRIGLTLQKLDRIMSGDLEEIINALILADQAQKLEALNETHI; the protein is encoded by the coding sequence TTGTTACTTGAACAATTAGATACTTTTATTCAACGTTATCAAGAATTAGCAGAGTTATTAAGTGATCCAGAGGTCATTAATGATAATAAACGTTTCCGAGAATTGGCGAAGGAAGAAGCTGACTTACGACCTAAGGTAGAGACTTTCAAGCGATATAAGGAAGTCGTTCAAGGAATATCTGATACCGAAGAGATCATTAAGGAAACTTCCGATGATGAAATGTTGGAATTAGCGAAGATGGAATTAGAAGACCTCAAATCAGAAGAAGAAGAATTAGAACAGAAGATTCGGATTTTGATGTTGCCAACAGATCCTAATGATGATAAGAATATCATTATGGAAATTCGTGGAGCTGCAGGTGGGGATGAAGCCCAATTGTTTGCAGCAGACCTCTTTGATATGTACTCCAAGTATGCCGAAACTCAAGGCTGGTCTGTAGAAGTGGTGTCTGCTTCTGCGAATGATATCGGAGGTTATAAGGAAATTATCCTTCAAATTAACGGGGACCGGGTCTATTCCAAGTTGAAATATGAAAGTGGGGCTCACCGCGTTCAACGGGTGCCTAAGACAGAATCCCAAGGACGGGTGCATACCTCTACAGCAACGGTTGGCGTGATGCCAGAATTAGAAGAATTTGATTTTGAAATTGACGAAAAAGATATTCGGACAGATATTTATCGTTCTTCAGGGGCTGGTGGACAACATGTGAATAAGACCAGTTCAGCAGTTCGGATGACCCACATTCCAACAGGCATTCAAGTCGCTATGCAAGATCAACGTTCCCAACAACAAAACCGTGAAAAAGCTTTAACTATTCTTAGATCCCGTGTCTTTGAATATTATCAATCTCAAGAACAAAGTGAATATGATGAAAAACGGAAGAATCTTGTAGGAACAGGGGATCGTTCTGAACGTATCCGGACCTATAACTATCCACAAAACCGAGTAACTGATCACCGGATTGGATTGACTTTACAGAAGTTAGATCGGATCATGTCTGGGGATTTGGAAGAAATTATTAATGCTTTAATTTTAGCGGACCAAGCTCAGAAATTAGAGGCCCTCAATGAAACGCACATATAA
- a CDS encoding AI-2E family transporter — MPTNDSDKRQKNFSWRQVPDIVTKVLDNRYVSVLIILILVALFILLLSQISFVFTPFIDFLQTIMLPVILAGVLYYLTSPISNALRKRGLSSYAIAGIVLLILALIVVWLFSFIPRLLADGRRLLSNWSSIWRQYQYTVETIASGQWLGNRQELIDLIDNLNLDQLQFNWKDLMNTTIASIGSIVGVISRITIALISAPIILFYLIADGERFKKGLAKLIPVRLRAKTMQLLSDMNQQISGYIRGQIFVAIAVAIMFTIGYHIIGLNYGTILAVVAGALNVIPYVGSAVGLLPSLIVGLVQDPIMMVKVLMVFAVEQTIESRLISPLILGSNLNIHPVTIMLLLISGGDLFGVVGIIIIIPVYAVLKVVVRYAFEWYRQVSGLYEEDLEDEEQSLESLPSSKQEN, encoded by the coding sequence ATGCCTACAAATGATTCTGATAAAAGACAAAAGAATTTTTCTTGGCGACAGGTTCCAGATATTGTAACGAAAGTTTTGGATAATCGTTATGTTTCTGTGTTGATTATTTTAATTTTGGTCGCTCTGTTTATTTTGTTACTTTCGCAGATTAGTTTTGTGTTTACACCTTTTATTGACTTCCTTCAAACGATTATGTTGCCAGTTATTTTGGCCGGTGTTTTGTATTATTTAACCTCTCCTATTTCGAATGCTTTGAGAAAACGAGGGCTTTCTTCTTATGCTATAGCCGGGATAGTTTTGCTGATATTGGCCTTAATCGTTGTTTGGTTGTTTTCATTTATTCCGCGGTTATTAGCAGATGGACGTCGCCTATTGAGTAATTGGTCAAGTATTTGGCGCCAATATCAATATACAGTTGAAACTATTGCTTCTGGCCAATGGTTAGGAAATCGTCAAGAATTAATCGATTTGATTGATAATTTGAATCTCGATCAGTTGCAATTTAATTGGAAGGACCTTATGAATACCACCATTGCAAGCATTGGCTCTATTGTGGGGGTAATTAGCCGGATAACGATTGCTCTCATCAGTGCGCCGATTATTTTGTTTTATCTCATTGCTGATGGGGAACGCTTTAAGAAGGGATTGGCGAAGTTAATTCCTGTGCGTCTTCGCGCAAAGACTATGCAATTGTTATCGGATATGAACCAACAGATTTCTGGCTACATTCGTGGGCAAATTTTTGTGGCGATTGCGGTCGCTATCATGTTCACTATTGGTTATCATATCATTGGTTTGAACTATGGGACTATCCTCGCCGTAGTAGCCGGTGCCTTGAATGTTATTCCTTATGTGGGATCGGCGGTTGGTTTATTGCCTTCTTTAATTGTTGGTTTGGTTCAGGATCCGATTATGATGGTAAAAGTCTTAATGGTTTTTGCAGTGGAACAAACCATTGAAAGCCGCTTGATTTCTCCGTTGATTCTAGGGAGCAATTTGAATATCCATCCCGTAACTATTATGTTACTCTTGATCTCAGGAGGCGACCTTTTTGGAGTGGTTGGAATTATCATTATTATTCCCGTTTATGCTGTCTTAAAGGTTGTCGTGAGATACGCTTTTGAATGGTATCGACAAGTTTCTGGACTTTACGAAGAAGATTTGGAAGACGAAGAACAGTCTCTAGAATCCCTTCCGTCATCCAAGCAAGAAAACTAA